The region TCTTGAGCTGGTACAACGGCACGTGTCCGTCCAGTGGGATGCCAGCTACGTTGGTGAACTCCCAAGGGCGGTGCAGCTGCGGCAGTTCCACGAAGCGCGCGATCTCGGGTATCAGCTCGTAGAGCGACGAGGACGTCGGCAAACTGAGATCGATATCGCGGTGAAGCGAAGCGACGTCGATACGAATGGTGACGTGCACGATGTGATGCGTTGCAGAAACTGCCACGATGAATCCCCCCGGAAAACAAACAAATGCGCGACTTGGCGCTTAACTTGAACAATGTAGCGCACCATCGCCTAGAATGCATGCAGACGTTGCGCGAGGGGGAATGCGCAACCGGGGAAATGCATGAGGGGGAATGCATGCTAGGTCTTGACCACGAACCAGTCGTGACACCATCGACGGCGCACACACTCGCGCCGCCACCACCACTGCCGACCGGCCAACTCCGCGCCGAAGCGGTACCGCAGGCGCACAAGGACCAGCCGATGCCGCTGCTGAAAGTGCTGCTGCCGGTGGTCATGGTGGTTGCCATTGGTGCTGTGATGGCGCTGATGGTGATGTCCGGGCGCACCGTGAGCCCAATGATGCTCATCTTCCCGGTCATGATGCTCTTCGGCATGGTCACCATGTTCTCTCCACAGGAACGCCAGGGCGACATCGACGAGACGCGCCGGGTCTACCTGCGCCACCTGGACGCCCTCGCTCACCGGGCGCGCAGCAACGCCGAGGTCCAGCGCGAGCACGCCGAATATCTCCACCCGGCACCGAACGCCCTGCTCACGGCGGTGCCTGCGGAGCGTGTCTGGGAACAGTACGCCGCCTCGCCGTACGCGCTGCAGGTGCGCATTGGTGTTGGCGCGGTGGCACTGCATACCCCAATCGAGGTCGACGACCCTGGCTCGCCCGAGGACCTCGACCCGGTGTGCGCGGTGAGCCTGCGCAGGACGGTCGCCGCGGTGAACACGATCCAAGAGATGCCGATCGTGGTGGCGCTCAATGCGTTTCCCGTGATCACGATGGTGGGGCCGCGTGCGGCGGAGGTCGCGCGCTCGATCATTGCCCAGCTGGCGTTTTTCCACGGCCCGGAGCTCGTCGGCATCGACGCCGCCCAGGCGCCGAGAGAATTTGAGTGGGTGAAGTGGCTGCCGCACTCCGCCACGCCGGAGGCGGCCGAGTTCCAAGTCATACTTCTCGACGCCACCACCCACCCCTCCGTGATCTCCTTCAGCACCAGTGCCTCCAGCAGCGAGAACGTGTGCGTGCTGGTTATCCACCCGGACCCGGACTGGTTGGTGGATGAGGAGGCGTTCCACCTTGTCTGCGACGACGAACTCCACGCGCTGACCGGGATGGGCCTAGAGTTTCTGGGCAGGCCCGACAGGATTAGTGTCGCAGAGGCGGAGCTGATCGCGCGCCAACTGGCGTTCTATCGCCGCCCCGAGCTGCTCAGCGCCGAAAGCGCCTCCCACGGAGGCAAGCTGCTCCCGATGCTCGGCATCAACGACATCGCCGAGCTCAACGAGCACACCATGTGGACCGGACGCGAAGGCACCCGACAGCGCCTCATGGTCCCGATTGGCTCGACTGCCCAGGGCCAGGCCCTCTACTTGGACCTGAAAGAGTCCGCCCAGGGCGGGATGGGCCCGCACGGGTTGTGCATCGGTGCGACGGGGTCTGGTAAATCGGAACTTCTAAAAACACTCGTTGTGGCGCTCGCCGCGACGCACTCGCCGGAGGAACTCAACCTCGTGCTCGTGGACTTCAAAGGCGGCGCAACCTTCCTCGGCTGCGAGTCCTTGCCTCACACCTCGGCGGTCATTACCAACCTGGAGGACGAATCCATCCTGGTTGAGCGCATGTACGACGCCATCTCCGGTGAGATGAACCGACGTCAGGAGCTACTGCGCAAGGCGGGGAACTACGCCAATATCACCGACTACACCGCGGCCCGGCTCGCGGGCGAGGACCTCGCGCCGCTGCCGGCGCTAGTGATCATCCTGGACGAGTTTTCTGAGTTGCTCAGCCAACACCCGCACTTCGCTGACCTGTTCGTGGCCGTCGGCCGACTTGGCCGCTCGCTGGGCGTGCACCTGCTACTTGCCTCCCAGCGCTTGGAGGAGGGCAAGCTGCGCGGGCTGGACTCGCACCTTTCTTACCGTATCGGCCTCAAGACGTTCTCCGCGGCCGAATCCCGCCAGGTGCTCGGCGTGCCGGACGCCTACGAGCTACCCAGCGAGCCCGGCGCGGGCTTCTTGTCCACGGGCTCAGGCGACTTGGAGCGTTTCCGCGCGGCGTACGTGTCGGGGCCGCTGGAGCGCGCCCGCGGCGTGACCAGGCGCGAGGCGGCCGTGGAGGTTCGCCTGTTTCACGGGTGGGAGCCTCCGCCGGTGGAGGACGCGAAGGAGAGTGTCGGTGTCGATACTGATGCGACGACGACGTTGCTGGCGGCGGTCGTCGAGAAGTCGAGGGAGGTGGCGGATGCCCTGGGCATGCGGGCGCACCAGGTGTGGCTGCCGCCGTTGCCTGCACAGATCGAGCTTTCGCAGGTCTACGGTGGCAGTGAGTCGATGCCGAAGCTGCGGGCGATTATCGGGGTGATTGACGAGCCGATCAAGCAGCGCCAGGTGCCGCTCGTGCTGGACCTGTCGGTGGCGGGTGGCCACGTGGCGCTCGCGGGTGGACCGCAGACGGGCAAGTCGATGGCGGTGCGCACGATGGTGGCGTCGCTCGCGCTGCGCCACTCCACTGACGAGCTGTGCTTCTACAT is a window of Corynebacterium pseudogenitalium DNA encoding:
- the eccCa gene encoding type VII secretion protein EccCa; protein product: MLGLDHEPVVTPSTAHTLAPPPPLPTGQLRAEAVPQAHKDQPMPLLKVLLPVVMVVAIGAVMALMVMSGRTVSPMMLIFPVMMLFGMVTMFSPQERQGDIDETRRVYLRHLDALAHRARSNAEVQREHAEYLHPAPNALLTAVPAERVWEQYAASPYALQVRIGVGAVALHTPIEVDDPGSPEDLDPVCAVSLRRTVAAVNTIQEMPIVVALNAFPVITMVGPRAAEVARSIIAQLAFFHGPELVGIDAAQAPREFEWVKWLPHSATPEAAEFQVILLDATTHPSVISFSTSASSSENVCVLVIHPDPDWLVDEEAFHLVCDDELHALTGMGLEFLGRPDRISVAEAELIARQLAFYRRPELLSAESASHGGKLLPMLGINDIAELNEHTMWTGREGTRQRLMVPIGSTAQGQALYLDLKESAQGGMGPHGLCIGATGSGKSELLKTLVVALAATHSPEELNLVLVDFKGGATFLGCESLPHTSAVITNLEDESILVERMYDAISGEMNRRQELLRKAGNYANITDYTAARLAGEDLAPLPALVIILDEFSELLSQHPHFADLFVAVGRLGRSLGVHLLLASQRLEEGKLRGLDSHLSYRIGLKTFSAAESRQVLGVPDAYELPSEPGAGFLSTGSGDLERFRAAYVSGPLERARGVTRREAAVEVRLFHGWEPPPVEDAKESVGVDTDATTTLLAAVVEKSREVADALGMRAHQVWLPPLPAQIELSQVYGGSESMPKLRAIIGVIDEPIKQRQVPLVLDLSVAGGHVALAGGPQTGKSMAVRTMVASLALRHSTDELCFYIIDAGSGDFSDVAELPHVAGVAQRTDEERVRRVVDELVEMLDDSQRRTKRHTVLIVDGWHTLLAPDAKTEDLREPLTRLAAEGPAVGIHLVATTQRWNAIRANVRDVIGTRIELHLTEPMDSVIDRKVQAKLPALPGRGITEEGAFMLVAHTSAQDVAHVRAATQGQPPVPRLRVLPSHVEVADLLTSGGQRLPLGVGGPRLAPLWSESGHLLVIGASGAGKSTAIASAITAIEAMGREQARMVILDVRRAHLGRANPDMVAAYAASTSAVDEAVSALITTLRGRLPGSDVTPQQLAQRSWWEGPELYLVIDDLELVPEDTLRELATLFPHARDIGLHVVAARKFGGVSRAMFGSFLSSLKDLLPDVVILDGTRDEGALFGVRPVPQPPGRGLLVQSGEARGLVQVAAPYPEGGTL